ccccagtatgaattctatgatgaTTTATAAGATTActtctctgagaaaatgctttgtcacaaaaATTGCACTTAAATGGCCTCTCCCCAGTGTGGATTTTACAATGTTTTGTGAAAGTATCTCCATCAGAAAATGCTTTGTTACAGAAAgtacacttaaatggcttctccaaagtatgaattctatgatgctttGTAAGATTACCTTTCTGAGTAAATGCTTTGTTACAGActctgcacttaaatggcttctctccagtgtgacTTCTATAATGTTTTGTGAGAATATCTTTactagaaaatgctttgtcacagcaACTGCATTTATATGGCTTATCCCCAGTGTGAGTTCTTAAATGTACTATGAGATTCTTTTTCCAAAAAAAGACTTTGCCACATTCACTACACTCGAATGACCTCCTCTTAGTGTGAGTTTCATAATGTGCTTTAAGATCAACTTTGTTAAAAAATGTTTTATCACATTCACTGCATCTGAACTGGCACCCATTGTGAATTAGCTTTGGAGTGTTGGGGGGTTTAGCTActcccaaaaatattttttcataattcctaTCAACAAACGACTTCCCTTTCGTACCAACATCAGTGTGAGTTTTGGAATCACTTTCCTGACAGAGAGATTTTTCACAACCACTGTTTTCAATATGCTCCTTCTTATTCTGCAAAAatattttccccttttctcttcccttTCCTTTGTTCTCTTTCCTACTGGATCCCAACTGTATGCCACATTCCTCTTTCACACCTGTCTTTATACTCTCCTCCTCCTTTTTATTGAATTCCCTTTTGCTGATTTGTAAATCCTTCTCACTCACTGATGCATAAGAGTCAAAAAAATGTTTCATATGACCTTCGCTtgactcaaatatttctggctctgctttaaATTccatttctggctctgctttgaattctggatctgctttgaattccatgtctGGATCCATGATATGAGATTCATCATTAAGGAATCCATCACTCACGAAAATATCATCCTTTTCCAACTTGACCTCAGTGTGTGGAAAGGAATCTTCCATTTCactttttattggaaattctaaTGATTCAGAGTTTTTTATCCTTTCCTTATCACTGGAAGAGATCCTTTTCACTATTATTTCCAACAGTGTCCAAAGATAAAGTTAAAACTAAACTTCCTAATCTTTACATCAAAGTTTTACGACATGAACCAACACAGACCCTtcctttttccaagtcctgtatcTTTTTCAGATATCTTTAGTGGTTTACACAATCTTGCCACAAAAGTTGgatgattatttcctttgggatgaaaaatctgaaataataGAGAACAATTATCATTAGAGTAAGACAAGATGAAAATTCTGGAGTCTTcttaaataaaatgacaaattttaaactAACATATAATCTGAGTAACTTGTATTTTCCCtgtctatacaaacctgagtcctttaactaGGGAGACTCACAGATTAGATGGTTGGAAGTCCCCTTGGAACTAAAACTGGAAGGTTCTGTAACTTCCCTGGAAGTGTTCAAAGATTGATCTGCGAAGAAGCAAAGACAGGCCACTAACCTCCCCCTATCTGTTTATCATACGAGAAAGAGATAAGGCCTGGGTTGTACGTGAATTACACCATTCCATGTAAAGAGAAACCGTACCCACTGGAGGGGATGTCAGTAAAAGTCATATACCAATTATAAAAAGAATGGGTTGGTGAAATTCACCATCCCTAACTCGCATGGAGGATGGGTAAATATACTTCTTTGGATACAAAGAATGGTGCTCTGAAATGAAACTTACCAGCATCTGGTCCGACCAGCATGTAACGACTAGACCACTGACCCCAAGAGAGGGTTAGAGGAATGAAAGAAAAGAGCCAGTTATTAC
This Palaemon carinicauda isolate YSFRI2023 chromosome 25, ASM3689809v2, whole genome shotgun sequence DNA region includes the following protein-coding sequences:
- the LOC137618672 gene encoding zinc finger protein ZFP2-like, translated to MEDSFPHTEVKLEKDDIFVSDGFLNDESHIMDPDMEFKADPEFKAEPEMEFKAEPEIFESSEGHMKHFFDSYASVSEKDLQISKREFNKKEEESIKTGVKEECGIQLGSSRKENKGKGREKGKIFLQNKKEHIENSGCEKSLCQESDSKTHTDVGTKGKSFVDRNYEKIFLGVAKPPNTPKLIHNGCQFRCSECDKTFFNKVDLKAHYETHTKRRSFECSECGKVFFWKKNLIVHLRTHTGDKPYKCSCCDKAFSSKDILTKHYRSHTGEKPFKCRVCNKAFTQKGNLTKHHRIHTLEKPFKCTFCNKAFSDGDTFTKHCKIHTGERPFKCNFCDKAFSQRSNLINHHRIHTGEKPFKCSFCDKAFSDGGAYTRHCKLHTGEKPFKCSFCDKAFFQKGNLKMHHRIHTGEKPFKCSFCGKAFADGGTFTKHCKIHTGEKPFKCSFCDKAFSQKGNLTKHHKIHTGEKPFKCSICHKAFSERATFTKHCRIHTRKKPFKCNVCGMAFTLKTHMKRHMEICVREIL